One Panicum virgatum strain AP13 chromosome 3N, P.virgatum_v5, whole genome shotgun sequence DNA segment encodes these proteins:
- the LOC120665623 gene encoding uncharacterized protein LOC120665623 isoform X3 — translation MDTIRQMILIKWKERKRISQMFRGKILPHIVQTLWEASYNLDIEVITNSPEGIVEICAKDNSASSYRIVVNLMERTCTCKIWQGSGIPCKHVIAYITSIPGAILKDYMDEYYSVEKFKVAYEDSIPSTPDKSNWPRATHGFFMHPPLHKATTERRKNKIKSALEEGNSGKKRHECPICHELGHHWYTCNNRNPEDIAAMEAAGVTKEKLKKTAPCTIEASIVVANPTLRMVLPHNDAVANAAHQKRKKKSSTKTCVNKRKRPPTTTSTSTANTLSSRIWNRIQ, via the exons ATGGATACCATTAGGCAAATGATCTTGATAAAatggaaggaaagaaaaaggatTTCTCAAATGTTTCGAGGAAAGATTTTGCCTCATATAGTTCAAACGTTGTGGGAAGCCAGCTACAACCTTGATATTGAAGTGATCACAAACTCACCTGAAGGTATTGTGGAAATTTGTGCTAAGGACAATTCTGCTAGTTCTTACAGGATTGTAGTCAACTTAATGGAGAGGACATGCACATGCAAGATTTGGCAAGGGTCAGGAATACCTTGCAAACATGTTATTGCCTACATCACATCAATTCCTGGTGCTATCCTAAAAGACTATATGGATGAGTACTACTCAGTTGAGAAATTCAAAGTTGCATATGAAGATTCTATCCCTAGTACTCCTGACAAGTCCAATTGGCCTAGAGCAACACATGGCTTCTTCATGCATCCTCCATTGCATAAGGCAACtacagaaaggagaaagaacaaGATAAAATCAGCTTTGGAAGAAGGCAATAGCGGGAAGAAGAGACATGAGTGCCCAATATGCCATGAGTTAGGGCACCATTGGTACACCTGTAACAATCGAAATCCAGAGGATATAGCTGCAATGGAGGCTGCAG GGGTCACCAAAGAAAAACTCAAGAAAACAGCTCCTTGTACCATAGAGGCTAGCATTGTTGTGGCTAATCCTACATTAAGGATGGTTCTCCCACACAATGATGCGGTGGCCAATGCTGCACAccagaaaaggaagaaaaaatcaTCTACAAAAACATGTGTCAATAAAAGGAAGAGGCCACCAACCACTACTTCAACTAGTACTGCCAATACTTTGTCTAGCAG GATTTGGAATAGGATCCAATGA
- the LOC120665623 gene encoding uncharacterized protein LOC120665623 isoform X4, with protein sequence MEIWEKRAEKKAEEKSQSRCGLQESLPRIVVNLMERTCTCKIWQGSGIPCKHVIAYITSIPGAILKDYMDEYYSVEKFKVAYEDSIPSTPDKSNWPRATHGFFMHPPLHKATTERRKNKIKSALEEGNSGKKRHECPICHELGHHWYTCNNRNPEDIAAMEAAGVTKEKLKKTAPCTIEASIVVANPTLRMVLPHNDAVANAAHQKRKKKSSTKTCVNKRKRPPTTTSTSTANTLSSRCARFGIGSNDPLPRQIVHPAPFHQDIGAMKPQHIQCRYQGRNVPS encoded by the exons ATGGAAATTTGGGAGAAAAGAGCTGAGAAAAAAGCTGAAGAAAAATCACAAAGTAGATGTGGCCTACAAGAAAGTTTACCAAG GATTGTAGTCAACTTAATGGAGAGGACATGCACATGCAAGATTTGGCAAGGGTCAGGAATACCTTGCAAACATGTTATTGCCTACATCACATCAATTCCTGGTGCTATCCTAAAAGACTATATGGATGAGTACTACTCAGTTGAGAAATTCAAAGTTGCATATGAAGATTCTATCCCTAGTACTCCTGACAAGTCCAATTGGCCTAGAGCAACACATGGCTTCTTCATGCATCCTCCATTGCATAAGGCAACtacagaaaggagaaagaacaaGATAAAATCAGCTTTGGAAGAAGGCAATAGCGGGAAGAAGAGACATGAGTGCCCAATATGCCATGAGTTAGGGCACCATTGGTACACCTGTAACAATCGAAATCCAGAGGATATAGCTGCAATGGAGGCTGCAG GGGTCACCAAAGAAAAACTCAAGAAAACAGCTCCTTGTACCATAGAGGCTAGCATTGTTGTGGCTAATCCTACATTAAGGATGGTTCTCCCACACAATGATGCGGTGGCCAATGCTGCACAccagaaaaggaagaaaaaatcaTCTACAAAAACATGTGTCAATAAAAGGAAGAGGCCACCAACCACTACTTCAACTAGTACTGCCAATACTTTGTCTAGCAGGTGTGCTC GATTTGGAATAGGATCCAATGATCCTCTTCCTCGCCAAATTGTGCACCCTGCTCCTTTTCATCAAGACATTGGAGCTATGAAGCCTCAGCACATACAATGCAGATACCAAGGAAGAAACGTgccatcatga
- the LOC120665623 gene encoding uncharacterized protein LOC120665623 isoform X2 encodes MEIWEKRAEKKAEEKSQSRCGLQESLPSSYRIVVNLMERTCTCKIWQGSGIPCKHVIAYITSIPGAILKDYMDEYYSVEKFKVAYEDSIPSTPDKSNWPRATHGFFMHPPLHKATTERRKNKIKSALEEGNSGKKRHECPICHELGHHWYTCNNRNPEDIAAMEAAGVTKEKLKKTAPCTIEASIVVANPTLRMVLPHNDAVANAAHQKRKKKSSTKTCVNKRKRPPTTTSTSTANTLSSRCARFGIGSNDPLPRQIVHPAPFHQDIGAMKPQHIQCRYQGRNVPS; translated from the exons ATGGAAATTTGGGAGAAAAGAGCTGAGAAAAAAGCTGAAGAAAAATCACAAAGTAGATGTGGCCTACAAGAAAGTTTACCAAG TTCTTACAGGATTGTAGTCAACTTAATGGAGAGGACATGCACATGCAAGATTTGGCAAGGGTCAGGAATACCTTGCAAACATGTTATTGCCTACATCACATCAATTCCTGGTGCTATCCTAAAAGACTATATGGATGAGTACTACTCAGTTGAGAAATTCAAAGTTGCATATGAAGATTCTATCCCTAGTACTCCTGACAAGTCCAATTGGCCTAGAGCAACACATGGCTTCTTCATGCATCCTCCATTGCATAAGGCAACtacagaaaggagaaagaacaaGATAAAATCAGCTTTGGAAGAAGGCAATAGCGGGAAGAAGAGACATGAGTGCCCAATATGCCATGAGTTAGGGCACCATTGGTACACCTGTAACAATCGAAATCCAGAGGATATAGCTGCAATGGAGGCTGCAG GGGTCACCAAAGAAAAACTCAAGAAAACAGCTCCTTGTACCATAGAGGCTAGCATTGTTGTGGCTAATCCTACATTAAGGATGGTTCTCCCACACAATGATGCGGTGGCCAATGCTGCACAccagaaaaggaagaaaaaatcaTCTACAAAAACATGTGTCAATAAAAGGAAGAGGCCACCAACCACTACTTCAACTAGTACTGCCAATACTTTGTCTAGCAGGTGTGCTC GATTTGGAATAGGATCCAATGATCCTCTTCCTCGCCAAATTGTGCACCCTGCTCCTTTTCATCAAGACATTGGAGCTATGAAGCCTCAGCACATACAATGCAGATACCAAGGAAGAAACGTgccatcatga
- the LOC120665623 gene encoding uncharacterized protein LOC120665623 isoform X1: MDTIRQMILIKWKERKRISQMFRGKILPHIVQTLWEASYNLDIEVITNSPEGIVEICAKDNSASSYRIVVNLMERTCTCKIWQGSGIPCKHVIAYITSIPGAILKDYMDEYYSVEKFKVAYEDSIPSTPDKSNWPRATHGFFMHPPLHKATTERRKNKIKSALEEGNSGKKRHECPICHELGHHWYTCNNRNPEDIAAMEAAGVTKEKLKKTAPCTIEASIVVANPTLRMVLPHNDAVANAAHQKRKKKSSTKTCVNKRKRPPTTTSTSTANTLSSRCARFGIGSNDPLPRQIVHPAPFHQDIGAMKPQHIQCRYQGRNVPS; encoded by the exons ATGGATACCATTAGGCAAATGATCTTGATAAAatggaaggaaagaaaaaggatTTCTCAAATGTTTCGAGGAAAGATTTTGCCTCATATAGTTCAAACGTTGTGGGAAGCCAGCTACAACCTTGATATTGAAGTGATCACAAACTCACCTGAAGGTATTGTGGAAATTTGTGCTAAGGACAATTCTGCTAGTTCTTACAGGATTGTAGTCAACTTAATGGAGAGGACATGCACATGCAAGATTTGGCAAGGGTCAGGAATACCTTGCAAACATGTTATTGCCTACATCACATCAATTCCTGGTGCTATCCTAAAAGACTATATGGATGAGTACTACTCAGTTGAGAAATTCAAAGTTGCATATGAAGATTCTATCCCTAGTACTCCTGACAAGTCCAATTGGCCTAGAGCAACACATGGCTTCTTCATGCATCCTCCATTGCATAAGGCAACtacagaaaggagaaagaacaaGATAAAATCAGCTTTGGAAGAAGGCAATAGCGGGAAGAAGAGACATGAGTGCCCAATATGCCATGAGTTAGGGCACCATTGGTACACCTGTAACAATCGAAATCCAGAGGATATAGCTGCAATGGAGGCTGCAG GGGTCACCAAAGAAAAACTCAAGAAAACAGCTCCTTGTACCATAGAGGCTAGCATTGTTGTGGCTAATCCTACATTAAGGATGGTTCTCCCACACAATGATGCGGTGGCCAATGCTGCACAccagaaaaggaagaaaaaatcaTCTACAAAAACATGTGTCAATAAAAGGAAGAGGCCACCAACCACTACTTCAACTAGTACTGCCAATACTTTGTCTAGCAGGTGTGCTC GATTTGGAATAGGATCCAATGATCCTCTTCCTCGCCAAATTGTGCACCCTGCTCCTTTTCATCAAGACATTGGAGCTATGAAGCCTCAGCACATACAATGCAGATACCAAGGAAGAAACGTgccatcatga